A section of the Oenanthe melanoleuca isolate GR-GAL-2019-014 chromosome 6, OMel1.0, whole genome shotgun sequence genome encodes:
- the PLAU gene encoding urokinase-type plasminogen activator: protein MKLLIFLTVTLGALVTGLESIYSWKYYNLYKRRSEYKECPCLNGGTCITYYVFSGIGRCICPDGYTGLHCELDTGSTCYTENGEDYRGMATEDKCLPWNSPSLFRRGLYNAYSENALQLGLGKHSYCRNPNGRSMPWCYTRRRSVIQETPCNIEKCGPTCGQRSISKAFKIVGGRQAEVESQPWIAGIFQTVRGMDHFLCGGSLIDPCWVLTAAHCFHTPSRRPINKSVYKVFLGKSILNVTDDNEQVFMVDEIISHPDFTDDTGGNENDIALVRIRTTSGQCAVESKYVRTVCLPERNLYLKENTHCEIAGYGKQDFYDIFYAQRLMSATVNLISQRKCKNEYYDDVRVTDNMVCAGDPMWQIDACKGDSGGPMVCEHNGRMMVYGIVSWGDGCAKENKPGVYTRVTQYLNWIDSNMNGLAAKSRFLPEPK, encoded by the exons ATGAAGTTATTAATCTTCCTCACAGTAACCTTGGGCGCACTTGTCACGGGACTAGAATCT aTTTATAGCTGGAAGTACTACAACCTGTATAAACGCAGATCAGAATACAAGG AATGCCCTTGTTTGAATGGAGGAACGTGCATTACCTATTACGTCTTTAGTGGAATTGGTCGTTGCATATGTCCAGATGGATACACTGGGCTTCACTGTGAACTAG acaCTGGGAGCACATGCTATACTGAAAATGGAGAGGACTACAGAGGGATGGCAACAGAAGACAAATGTCTGCCGTGGAACTCGCCCTCACTATTCAGGAGGGGTCTTTACAATGCTTACTCAGAGAATGCTTTGCAGCTTGGGCTGGGCAAACACAGCTACTGCAG aAACCCAAATGGAAGGAGCATGCCCTGGTGTTACACCAGAAGGAGATCTGTCATTCAAGAAACACCTTGCAACATAGAAAAGTGTG ggCCTACATGTGGTCAGAGGAGTATCAGCAAGGCCTTCAAGATTGTTGGTGGAAGGCAGGCAGAGGTTGAGTCTCAGCCTTGGATAGCTGGCATCTTCCAAACCGTAAGGGGCATGGACCACTTCCTGTGTGGTGGCAGCCTCATCGACCCTTGCTGGGTGCTCACAGCAGCGCACTGTTTCCACACTCC GTCAAGAAGGCCAATAAACAAATCTGTCTACAAGGTCTTCCTTGGAAAGTCTATACTGAATGTTACTGATGATAACGAACAAGTATTCATGGTTGATGAGATCATCTCACACCCTGACTTTACAGATGACACAGGTGGCAATGAGAATGATATTG CTTTGGTAAGGATAAGGACAACTTCTGGACAGTGTGCAGTAGAATCCAAGTATGTCAGAACAGTCTGCTTGCCAGAGAGGAACCTTTACTTAAAAGAGAATACCCACTGTGAAATAGCTGGCTATGGAAAACAAGATTTTT atgaCATCTTCTATGCTCAAAGACTGATGTCAGCCACTGTGAACTTAATatcacagagaaaatgcaagaaTGAATACTATGATGATGTTAGGGTTACTGACAATATGGTCTGTGCTGGGGATCCCATGTGGCAGATTGATGCCTGCAAG GGAGATTCCGGTGGCCCCATGGTCTGTGAGCACAATGGCAGGATGATGGTTTATGGGATTGTCAGCTGGGGAGATGGCtgtgcaaaggaaaacaagcctGGTGTTTACACCAGAGTTACTCAATACCTTAACTGGATTGACTCCAACATGAATGGGCTAGCTGCCAAGAGTCGTTTTCTTCCTGAACCaaagtga